The Medicago truncatula cultivar Jemalong A17 chromosome 4, MtrunA17r5.0-ANR, whole genome shotgun sequence genome includes a region encoding these proteins:
- the LOC25492335 gene encoding GDSL esterase/lipase At5g22810: protein MGCSSAFSTYFLLLLFVPIYGKPLVPALFIFGDSSLDVGNNNYLPTLIKANFLPYGKDFINHLPSGRFSNGKIVIDFASETLGFISYQPAYLSLYIKGKYLLNGVNFASSGSGYLDSTARTWSALSISQQLECYKDYQEELVKIAGRSNASSIISGAVYIVGFGTGDFFLNYFINPLLHNVHTPYQFSDILVQNYAKFIQNLYALGARKIGVPTLIPLGCLPAAITLFGPAHSKECVVKINDVAIYFNQKLNSTSVNLRKKLPGLSLAILDAYKPFHNLVTKPSEYGFSETRKGCIGSSLVENIPIFNNKKTIITTCPNASKYVFWDGLHPTEATNKYMAAELIADAMPLIS, encoded by the exons ATGGGGTGTTCAAGTGCTTTCTCaacttattttcttcttcttctttttgtccCCATTTATGGAAAACCTCTGGTCCCTGCATTGTTCATCTTTGGAGACTCTAGTCTTGATGTGGGCAATAATAACTATCTACCTACCCTTATTAAAGCAAATTTCCTTCCTTATGGAAAGGACTTTATAAATCACCTTCCATCTGGAAGATTTTCCAATGGAAAAATTGTTATTGACTTTGCAT CTGAAACCCTTGGATTTATCTCTTACCAACCTGCTTATCTCAGCTTATATATCAAAGGAAAGTACCTCTTGAATGGTGTCAACTTTGCATCATCGGGTTCTGGTTACCTTGATTCTACAGCAAGGACTTGG AGCGCACTTTCAATAAGCCAACAATTGGAATGCTATAAGGACTACCAAGAAGAACTAGTGAAAATTGCTGGGAGATCAAATGCATCATCAATTATATCTGGTGCTGTATATATTGTTGGTTTTGGGACTGGTGATTTTTTTCTGAATTATTTCATAAATCCATTGCTTCACAATGTTCATACGCCTTATCAATTCTCGGACATTCTTGTGCAAAACTATGCTAAATTTATTCAG AATTTATATGCGCTAGGAGCGAGGAAGATTGGTGTGCCAACATTAATTCCATTGGGTTGCTTGCCTGCAGCCATCACTCTCTTTGGCCCTGCTCATAGCAAAGAATGTGTAGTCAAAATAAACGATGTTGCTATTTACTTTAATCAAAAGCTGAACTCAACATCTGTGAACTTGAGAAAAAAGCTTCCCGGCCTCAGTTTGGCTATACTTGATGCCTACAAACCTTTCCATAACCTAGTCACTAAACCATCTGAATATG GATTTTCAGAAACAAGAAAGGGATGTATTGGGTCGAGCTTGGTAGAGAATATTcctatatttaataataaaaaaaccatTATAACAACATGTCCTAATGCATCTAAGTATGTATTCTGGGATGGTCTTCATCCTACAGAGGCTACAAACAAGTATATGGCTGCTGAATTGATTGCTGATGCCATGCCCCTTATATCCTAA
- the LOC25492334 gene encoding putative phospholipid:diacylglycerol acyltransferase 2, producing MEKKKQSKVKEWKNCIDYCCWLIGYVCTIWWLLSFLYQFLPATLTGFEVVDSPGLRMKNEGVKALHPVVLVPGIVTAGLELWEGRPCADGLFRKKLWGATFSQILQRPLCWLEHLSLHNETGLDPPGIRIRAVPELVAADDFASGYHIWAALIENLARIGYEGKNLHMASYDWRLSFQNTEIRDQALSRLKSKIELMFITNGYKKVVVVPQSMGAIYFLHFLKWVETPPPMGGGGGPGWCEKHIKAIMNISPAFLGVPKAVSNIFSAEGSDAALVRAVTSGILNFDYLGLQTVEHVLRVCRTWDSIISLMPKGGETIWGDLDSGPNEWSKCDQVKRGHVKHIVSNNTYNCGDMQKCIYVKEPTKYGGINSFGKAVSQLLASLLSTLDSEAEEISSKCNSTSFNLSCDDVRTEHNEICRGSMAKKKASTGRTDLDLLNFVAPNMMKRAEAHFSHGIAENLDDPKYAHYKYWSNPLETKLPDAPNMEIYCLYAVEIPTKRSHVHKISPSDKYKHIPFQMNDSSNVEKGSKLQNDVSLVDGDERMNVVSSGFMCAKGWRRRTRFNPSGMATYIREYQQKQRGSVLEGRSLESGARANNILQSIALIEDVLRVASGATGVTIGGDRIFSDIRMISERINLRL from the exons atggaaaaaaagaagcaaagtaAAGTGAAGGAGTGGAAGAACTGCATTGATTACTGTTGTTGGTTGATTGGTTATGTGTGTACAATTTGGTGGCTTCTTTCATTTTTGTATCAGTTTTTGCCAGCTACATTAACTGGTTTTGAAGTGGTTGATTCACCTGGTTTGAGGATGAAAAATGAAGGGGTTAAAGCACTTCATCCTGTTGTTCTTGTGCCTGGTATTGTGACTGCTGGTTTGGAACTTTGGGAAGGGAGACCTTGTGCTGATGGACTGTTTAGGAAGAAATTGTGGGGTGCCACTTTTTCTCAAATTCTCCAAAG GCCTTTATGCTGGTTAGAGCATCTCTCTCTGCATAATGAGACTGGTCTGGACCCGCCAGGAATTCGAATCAGGGCAGTTCCCGAGCTTGTTGCTGCCGACGATTTTGCTTCTGGTTATCATATTTGGGCAGCCTTAATAGAAAATTTGGCAAGAATTGGTTATGAAGGGAAGAACTTGCACATGGCTTCCTATGACTGGAGGCTGTCATTCCAAAACACCGAG ATTCGAGACCAAGCTCTTAGTagattgaaaagtaaaattgagcTTATGTTTATAACAAATGGCTATAAGAAAGTGGTAGTTGTGCCTCAATCTATGGGGGCTATTTATTTCCTCCATTTCCTAAAATGGGTTGAGACACCGCCTCCCATGGGCGGTGGTGGTGGTCCAGGTTGGTGTGAAAAGCATATCAAAGCAATCATGAATATCAGCCCGGCATTTCTCGGTGTTCCGAAGGCAGTTAGCAATATATTTTCAGCTGAAGGCAGTGATGCTGCATTAGTCAG AGCTGTGACTTCTggcattttaaattttgattaccTTGGTCTTCAAACGGTTGAACATGTCTTGCGGGTATGTAGAACTTGGGATTCAATCATCTCATTGATGCCAAAAGGCGGTGAAACCATCTGGGGTGACTTGGATTCGGGTCCTAATGAATGGAGTAAATGTGATCAGGTTAAAAGGGGACATGTGAAGCACATTGTAAGTAACAATACTTATAACTGCGGTGATATGCAGAAATGTATCTACGTAAAAGAACCTACAAAGTATGGAGGAATAAACTCTTTTGGCAAGGCCGTTTCACAGTTACTTGCTTCGCTTCTCAGTACACTTGATTCAGAAGCAGAG GAAATTTCATCTAAATGTAATTCTACTTCCTTTAACTTATCATGTGACGATGTTCGGACTGAACATAATGAGATATGTAGAGGAAGCATGGCTAAAAAAAAGGCTAGTACAGGAAGAACTGATCTTGATTTACTTAATTTTGTTGCTCCAAATATGATGAAGCGTGCCGAGGCTCATTTCTCTCACGGGATAGCAGAGAATTTGGATGATCCTAAATATGCACATTACAAATACTGGTCTAATCCACTTGAAACAAA ATTACCCGATGCTCCGAATATGGAAATATACTGTCTATATGCTGTCGAAATTCCGACTAAAAGATCACATGTACACAAGATATCGCCTTCTGACAAGTACAAGCATATTCCTTTCCAAATGAATGATTCATCTAATGTAGAAAAGGGAAGTAAATTACAAAATGACGTTTCTTTAGTTGACGGTGACGAGCGTATGAATGTTGTAAGTTCAGGGTTCATGTGCGCCAAAGGATGGCGCAGAAGAACACGGTTCAATCCTTCTGGCATGGCTACATATATAAGAGAGTATCAACAAAAACAACGAGGTAGTGTTCTTGAAGGGAGAAGTCTAGAGAGCGGAGCGCGTGCCAACAATATTTTGCAAAGTATTGCATTGATTGAAGATGTTTTACGAGTTGCTTCTGGAGCCACCGGTGTAACTATTGGAGGCGATAGGATATTTTCCGATATCAGGATGATATCTGAGAGGATAAATCTCAGACTATGA